tggggggtattttggaggatgggcggccactcagtgagttggccttgaaaatatatattggattcatgttccactttaaaaacccttttatttgagccccatattgcaatagtcagaaaatatttactatttgggtggtgttgtgggggtggagtggccccatagacacttttcccgaatattgataccaaattcgtgctttactcccaaagacctttcatttgagccccatattgctgtggtcgtaaatttgtcccctttgggggatgtttttggtgagaggctgccccccaaacacttcatcccatatttggatatcagattcgtattctacattcaaacaccttttatttaagccccatattcccattgtcagtaaaaaaaatccagtttgggaggtgtttcgaggaaggggtggacccccagaaacgtggtcccacatttggatatcagattcgtagtttactcgcaaatacctttcatttgagtcctatattaccatggccggtatatatgtccgatttagggtcccccaaatacaatacttggtcctacatctggatatcagattctaattctacattcaaaaaccttttatttaagctccatattgccatggtcagattcgtagtccacatgcaaatacttttcatttgagacccatattgccatgctcggtaaatatgtccgatttatgggtgttttggggcttggggtggtccccctagcacttggtccgacaattggatatcagatacgttttcttatcctaaatacctttcatttgagtcccatattgtcgtgattgttctaaatatatgtttggtaggttttagggtggggcaaccccctaggtgccccatccgaaatttggataccaaagagtactatatgagaacacacaaaatttcgcataaatcgcaccacccatctccgagatctggcgtttctgaaaattagggtaagggggaggatccgccccggcggttacggacactgtgttatccttgatacaatgtccgatgttgcagacagtgtggattacactgtGCCATTACTCCTGATAGTAGCGATTGGAATtacaatgtattgggttgcccaaaaagtaattgcggatttttcatatagtcggcgttgacaaatttcaatgctattggaactatattaggttatgaaccaaatCACATAGGAATTGTAAccttttgaggctcaagaagtcaatatccaagatcggtttatatggtagcaaatgcagatttgcccatgaacattccatttcgagcctacggcccgtctacatagtgcccaatacctgtcagccttctcagtacgctcctgaatgtgacactcccaattaagtttcctatctaaGACCacccctaagtatttgaccttttcgGATTTGCAaatgaggttagcatgtccgcctatgacgctgaatgcctggattcgaatcctggcaggaacatcagaaaatctttcagcggtgcttatcccctcctaatgttggcaacatttttgaggtactatgccatgtaaaaacgtctccctaaagaggtgtcgctctgcgacacgccgttcggactcggctataaaaaggagttcccttatcattgagcttaaaattgaatcggacagcacttattgatttgtgagaagtttgccccagttccttcaTGAAAAGTTCATTGGCAAAAACTAAAACAGATATGGAATCGttttattaaggaaacgtggtgggttaaattggcccaaattCGTtgttctgtcttctctgggttaacattgagacctctgggtctggcccagtcgtatgccatatgcaagaccctttcggccctactgcatagctggttcggatccttagctctaagaagtattataatatcgtctgtATGATagacggtttcaaatccctccccAGTCAGCATCCCTAATAGGTTCTttttggtggtcacccaaaggagtggcgataaattgccccctgtggcgtgccctgtgccactttatcCCTTCTATTTATGTCATTCGATCCgcaattttatgcacaacctcgtgcagggcaatctccaccgaccttcccttgaaataggcatgatgtttgtatttacaatggagggcatataagattcagcccggccgaacttagaacgcttttctttgtttttataaGCATTCCGATTAGAGTTTATAAGAAGTCTAATTattacaaaaatgttttaattttttctggcatTTGGCAACCCATTCCTAGGCCAGActtcaaaatcaaaataaattctGAAAGTCAAATTTAACGACATACAAAAACAATCACTTCATGTTGTagttatttatttcttttttttttcctaaaaaatacAAAGTGACGTAAAACATGACGATAAAAATTAactgtttttaattgaattctaTTTTTGCACATACGCCCAATGGCAATGGAACCTAAATTTGATTTTACTTAACCAAAAgtgatggtttttttttttttgtaatacctTATGGCTTTGTGTGGTCATGTTCTTAGTGTGTCACAAAGACATTGAATTTTACATACTCGTACTCGTACATTGACACAACAAGTGACAAAAGTAGaaacattatttattaatatgtAGCCATGATTTATGTAAAATAATGTTCGCCAAATATGTCACAGAGGTGATTGACATACTCATATTCTTGTGAAAACACTTACAAAATGTACGCCCCATGATTAATTGCAATCTTGATTTTGTGTAAAAATCAATAACAGCTACCCACCTTTTTGAGCAGAGGCGGTGATTTTAAGATACTGTTAtttagttttaaaatttggattttggatTTTGGAGTTTGGTTGTTTTATGTGGCACTAGAAACTCATCAAACTTTGACACAACATCAATCTTTGCCATCGAGCAGATGGCCACTCTAGTTCAACAACCCTTTAGCACACTAACATCCATCAATTTTACTGTCACTCGAATGTGACATCTGTATTATTGTAAAATTGAGAAATgagaaatttaataattaccatATACCAAATGAGCAAGCAATCTGGAGAAGACTTAACCATTTACTTGCAAAAACATAATGTCTTTGATTTCATATGAGCTTAAAATGGGAAATccagaataataaaaaaaattgtatgagaattaaattttaacatattttataaaaattctattttccatttttccagttttttgcctgttagggcgagatcattaaattttacaatttttgttttctctctttcgagacgagctcatatgcaatgacagacattctttctgtgacaaattacacttcttccgtactacacatgattttgtgcatctgttggaagttgtattgatgacttcaaacgctaagacaacggcaatggctctcgctgttgctccgatcattgagctcgtctcgaaagagaaataaacaaaaattgtaaaattgaaTGATCTcggcctaacaggcaaaaaacttgaaaaattaaaaattcggcagagccggGCCAGGATTTGAAtttgggcacacggagcaacagcgagagccattgacGTTGCCTTAGTGTTCGAAGCAatcaatacaactttcaacagatgcacaaaatcatgtgtagtacggaagaagcgtaatttgtcacagaaagaatgtctgtcattacacaaaaatacatgcattgggaaaaatacAGCtagtagacagggttgtcgagtgtggttaatgtggtaattgtatcatagatgcgttttcgctattaatacgattcaaatacaacataccaacgcacggttgatattttgaaaagtcttccaaccaaagacgaaacacgtcccatagtggttggtgtgtgttgctatctttggctttccttttccatttgcatctccgatcattgagctcgtctcgaaaaagaaacaaacaaaaattgtaaaattctaTTTTGATaaatgtttacatatataaatgagaaaaacatatttctgcaacatTTTgagcgaaatgaaatgaaattttgggaaaaattttacttttgaaatacaatttgctgaaaactttcttcaaaaatcaaatctcaatcaatttttttcagaaattaaatttttctttctggAGGCCAGaaagagtttagcatgtccgcctatgacactgaaccggattcaatcctggcgagaccatcagaaaaaattttcaacggtggttttcccctcttaatgctggcaacatttgtgaggtactatgccatgtaaaacttctctctaaagaggtgtcgcactgtggcacgccgttcggtttcggctataaaaaggaggcccctttcattgagcttaaacttgaaaatcaagtaaaatcgtgctaggttcggccgaatcgaatcatgggaacccaccaccatggattccgctaaaaaatgtacccttattaactgagtttgtgtttgaattattttggtctcaagaagtcacatttggatatgggtACACAGGGGtccctatatcaccatattgatcaatttggataaaacttggcactgatgttgtacaTCATAACACAAGCCTTTGTtttaagttttagccaaatcggatgaaaattgaggcttctaagggctcaagaagtcaaatccggggatcggtttatatgggggctatatctgtttatagactgattcggatcatacttgacatggatgttggaaatcataactcaagtATTTCTTtctaatttcaggcaaatcggatgaaaattgaggcttctaagggctcaagaagtatctgtgcaaaatttatataaccggatatagctgtacaaatttttagcagaatccatggtggcttcccaagattcggctcggccgaacttagcacgcttttatttgtttcttttaacatccccttcataatgaAGCAGCAATCATtcttcagcaaacaacagacttttcagcagtaagtctgctactctgaaattgcagtactgcTGCTGTAATACCAGAACtattgctacaatagcagcaaaattaactactaatattcagcagattgtgtttgctattttcagcaaattttttctatgagtatAGTAATgcgacttatttatttcaaggctagctactactgaatctttagTGCTAAGCgccggaagaagaaaaacgtttagactactctttgcaagaatacgggctctgtgtctcccattccccgtacccttgagtagtttatatCCCGgaattccaccaggagttcattctTACAgaattcgttagatcttgtcacgatgagcttccgtacgcacccaagggcagttgagaaagcattGAAGCACTCTTCCTATGGACACCTGGACACTTGGGGTgtagacgattcctccttagatgcttcactagtagtcccaccggatgacccacccacatagGACTTGTCGGGTACAGTTTCGATGCCTTCGCCTCCTGTCTCGATCGTAGCAGCGACATAAGCAAGCGACATAaccaaaggttcttggacccattttaCTATTGTGCGCCCTCGCTCTTTTAGACATGGGAAGTCcttcaggtgaccgcagccttttggctgactgcgctGTTGTTTCCGAATCTAAACATGTAGTCTTTGGGTTTGGGGAAGACTGTGCAGCGGaacactggaaacagacgcagatcatcaaccgacTAATGATAACCCTATCGTAggtatccttgagtgacttaattttttttccaattttggagcaaagatcagccagaagctttgcaagagctaccaatgcggtttatggtctggtggcatcattggaccgtacttcttgaaAGATGTAGTGAAAGCCAAGGTAACTGTGAGTGGTGAGCgcaatcgtgagatgatatcgaaCTTTTTTTACCCCAAATGCAAAAGGCGAGTtcagtaaacattttatttcatgttcgtgACCTGTCAATTGGCCACATAGATCGCGCGATTTAACGCctcagactattttttgtggcgctatgttaaagctcttcAAGGCAACATTAAACCATTTATTCGTCAGATACCGGCCTAAATGTTGGATTGAATATGCCGAATTAAGATTAAGCGGTTGgactatttgaggcgcagtcacggtcagcCACGTGcatgaaaaaatcttcaaacattgaataatttggaccgtactatcgattcaaataaagatgtcatgcgtttttctgaattttattttttttaatgttcctatagctcttaaaaaatcaacttttacaaaaaaacttttgataaaaaatcgtttaaatttttattaaaaatcgaatctacaaaaaaattctacaacaataaaaaatttttattttttacgaaatttgcttttaaaattaaattttgataactGTAACAAATAGTGAGAGTTaataaatttgatttaattcATGATAAAAGCACCAAAATGAAGCAGATAAAAACACCTCATTGGTATTCCACTAGAATTAAATCACTCATTCCAccatatccgtctgtcaatATGCCTTCTTTTGCCTTAATACCACAATTCAGCTCAATCGATTGCACCCAATGATGATTGTTTTGTTGTGGCAACATTAACATAAAATGCCACCCCTATGCAACTCATATATCACAATGCATTTCAAGACAGAATAAAAAAACATTCCAAACAATACATAAAACATTTAAACCATTGCTAAGGGTTACAAATAGTTTTTGTGCGGGAAATATTCGCATTCCCAAATATGAACACAAGTCGTAATTGCTTCAGGCATAGTTTGTCTTGTACACTAATAGGGAAGTTAAAACTACTTTAGTTACTTGAAGTTCTTAAATCATTCAACAACATTGGAGTTTCTTGttaaaagtgtgaaaaaatacaaaaagttaTATGCCAATCCAAAATTGAAGTGAaacagtttaaattttttaaatattttgtgtgAACGTGCTTTTGATAACGAAAATTAACTGAataacaaaatttaagtcaagcGCAAATTTTCCTCACCTCACCAATTACCTTACAAGATGACCGAGCTGCTTTCTAAGGAAAAAGAATTTCTAAAATTGAATGAACAACTAAATATGATGGCTTCCTCAGCGCTGGAACAACATGCTTCACAGGCTATTTCTGTCGCTGCATCCGATGTGGCTGGAACTATGTCCTTTAGTTCAGGTCGTACCTCGACCGATACTCGATTCCTGACATATCAGAAGAGCAAGGGTCAAAGTACACTGTTAAGAAAGAATGGTGCTGGCGATGGAGCCCTAGATGTTGTGGATTTATTTAATCAAGCCACAGCCCCAATTGCCAAGGAACGCCTTAATCTGACATTGCCCTATCGTCAGGGCAACAATCCCTACTCAAGTAGATTTTCTACCTCACCTCGCATTACAGTGACTGCTCCCACGCCAACGCCCCCTCCTACTACAGGACAGCCAGCGAATTCAGGCAAAATAACGCCAACTGTGGCCCCTTCTCCAATATCGAAAACATCCACTATAACACGACATCGGCCACCCAACAAAGGCAATGAAACCTATCGAGCCCCTAATCAATCCCGTTTCAATGGAAGTCGCATTCCACCCACAAACACTTCTACATTCACTGTAAAATATCGCAATGCGAAATTTGTTAAAAGTCCTTCTCTGGAGCTCTTGCACAAAGAGGAATGTTCCACGTTACGAAGTCAACAATCTTGTACTGATTCCAACAATCATCTTGAAAGCAGTGCCAGCTCAGTGATCAATGAGGATGTACAGTCTACGGGACGTCGTTCGCAAGCCAGCATTTTGACAATTGGTTCTAAGAAGAATGTCAGCACAGATGGTTTAATCAAGTAAGTAATAACTCTAGTAAATCCTTTTTCAATCGCtatttttgtaccctacaccatagaatGGGCGTATAGTAaacagtcattccgtttgtaacacttcgaaatattgatccaagaccatataaaatatatatgctctggaacgtctcgacattctaggtctatctagccatgtctgtccgtccgtctgacgacatttgaaaatttgctcaaaaacttcttattgatgtaggtccttggggattgcaaataggcaatatcggttcaaatttcgatataacccccatataaaccgatccccgtatttgacttcttgaatattcatccgatttgggtaaaagacatgtgttatgacttccaatatccatgcctagtatgatccgaatcggtcaataaacagatatagcccccttataaaccaatccccggaaTCGACATCAGGAGCCTTTAGAAGTTtaaatttgcatccgatttggctacaatttggaacaaagacttgagttatgacttccaatatccatgccaagtatgatcccaatcggtctataaacagatatagcccccatataaaccgatccctggatttgacttcttgagcccttagaagccttaattttcatccgatttggctgaaatttaaaacaaagacttgagttatgacttccaacatccttgccaagtatgatccgaatcggtctataaacagatatagtcctcatataaaccgatccctggatttgattttttgagcctttagatgccttgattttcacctgatttcgctgaaatttggaacaaagacttgagttatgactttcaacatccataccaagtatgatgggaatcggtctataattagatatagcccccatataaaccgatccccggatttgacttcttaagctcttagaggctttaattttcatccgatttggctgaaattttaaacaaagacttcagttatgacttccatcattcATGAATAAATCCCGTAAGCAAATAAATCGTGCATGCGTGCGCACGAAATCGCATAAACGATCAAATTGCGCCTGCGAACAAATTGCGTAAACGAACAACTTTCGTAAGCGAATAAAGTGCGTAAGTGAATAAATCAAGTAAGCGAACAAATCGCTTAAGCGAAAAACCCGCATAGAAAATAAATCGTGTATGCAAATAAATCGCGCGAGCAAACAAATTGCGTAGGCAATCGGATCGCGTAGGAGAAAAAAATCTCTTAAGCAAATAAACAAATCGCATAGGCAAACAAACCGCTTAAGCGAACAAATCGCTTAAGCGAACAAATCGCTTAAGCGAACAAATCGCTTAAGCGAACAAATCGCCTAAGCGAACAAATCGCTTAAGCGAACAAATCGCTTAAGCGAACAAATCTCGTAAGCGAATAATTCGCACAAGTGACTAAATAGCTTAAGCAAATTAATCGTTCATGCGAACAAACCTCGTAAGCGAATAAATCACGTAAACGAACAAATCGCATATGCCAACAAATCGCATATACGAACAAATCGCGTAAGCCAACAAATTGCGTAAGCGAATAATTTACGCAAGCGAACAAATCGATTAAGCAAAAAACCGCATAGAGAATAAATCGCgttagacacctcgaaacttggtgtcagagattttagaatgagcgcaatagcgaggcgcttggaacgctattctacgttcggctagtggaacaaatgttctgtcatatcaAATTAAAGTAACGTAAAGTAAAGTGAAGAATAAATCGCGTATGAACGAATTGCGTAAGCAATCGGCTTGCGTAGGAGAAAAAATCGTCTAAGCCAATAAACAAATCGCATAAGCGAACAAATTGCTTAAGCAAAAAACGCCGTAAGCGAAAAAACTTTGTTAGCAAATAAATAGCGTAAGCAAATAAATCGTGCATGCGAACAAATTGTGTAAACGAGCAACTTGCTTAAGCGAAAAACTCTCGTATGCGAACAAATCGCGTATGCGAACAAATCGCGTATGCGAACAAATCGCTTATGCGAACAAATCGCGTTTGCGAACAAATCGCGTATACGAACAAATCGCGTGTGCGAACAAATCGCGTATGCGAACAAATGGTGTAAACGAGCAACTCAAACCTCGTAAACGAACAAATCGCTTAAGCGAAAAACCGCATAGTGCatcgtatgtttttttttttgttttgatttccaatagcaatgccaaatatggtctgaaacgacttacaacctgatatatatagttgtcatataaaccgatcttctgattttgcttcttgagtccctatggGTCGCCATTTTTATCCGAAATTCTGTACGATGActgctactatggtctccaatatcccacccaaatattgtccgaatcggtccataacctaatatagctccaatagaaaaGCCATCTTATCcattatgctttgtttgccCCCAAgcagatatcgggcaaagaacttgacatatgtcatccatggtagagggtatataagattcggcctggcggaatttagcacgctttgaaTTGGTTTTGCGTGTTGAACATCATTTGTTTTTGGTTGGCATTTACCACTGTGATAACTACCAAACCAATGGTtgcccaattttttttattagttgACAAACATGgttgatttatttattaataaaatctcgatttggttttaaatcaaaatgttttaaaaaaaattttggttgaaatgttaACAAGGCTGCAGTCCATCCCTTCATCAGACGAATTCTTCGACAGTGACGGGCAGACGGGCATAACTAGATCAATTTAGAATATCAAAACGAACAAGAATATCTACTTAAaggggtcacagatcaatatttcaatgtctagattagtaaacccccactCCCACTGGTAGTGGGTatagatattttatttaaaattttaaattccccAAAATTCTTCCTTTTTTGTAGATTTCTTAAATCCAAAGTAACCATACTGGAGGAAGATCACACTCGTATTTCCCAAGAAATGGCCAAACAAAAAGAGCTACTCGATAAGGCACTGGATCAAGTCAAAGCCATGGAACAACAACGTGATCAAGCCTATGCCAAACACAATGCTCTCAAAGATCAATTGACCAAAGTCGAAAGCCAGTTAGAGGACGCGGGTCAATGTAATAAAGATCGTAGCAAAGAacaattaaaacaacaaaaggaATTGGAAACTGCCAAAAGGgagattaaaattttaacccaGAATAATAAGAATTTAGAGAAACGCCTTTATAAGGCTAATGAGGAGATGGAGAATAGCCGCACCACAATAActcaatttaaaaaatccgaaagAGATCTGAAGGAGCAGTCTCGGGTTGAGCTAGAAGCCAAAGAGAAGCAAATTAAAAACCTAAGAAAACAAAGAATGGACTTGTTGAATGCCTACAAAAAACAATTATACCTCATTGACAATTTGAAGCGGCAGACCATATGCATGGAACAGGCCAAAATGATTGAATTCGGTGAAAAGGAATTCTCCAAGGTTCTGGGGTGGGATATCAAGAGTTAGCTAAATGCCCAGCTTATGGGATAAAGCAAAAAGAGCATGCAGTTTTGTTGTAGTGGTTATTTGGTTGAAACTAAGTTAAATTGTGGCCATTTAAAAAATGCCACAATGTTGTTGTGTGATGTTTTCATCCCTCTCATAGCCCTAAAACATATAAAAGCATAAGTCAACTCTTAAACACCCCTTTGTTTATAAGGCACTCATTGCAGCTACACGCATAAACACACACATAAGCAAACTAATAATAAgcaattaattttcaattatcGAGATATTCTTGAAATCTTTGGGGAAATTTAgtgttttttgaaatattttctccTTTGTGAAAATTTCGCTATAAAAGCGCAAAAATTTCCAAGAAGCATCATCAGTTCACTTTCATCGTTCACATCATAGAAATCGTGTCCTCTTGCACCAAAGAaacttggaaaatgtttgccattCGCTTCTCCTTTGCCCTACTCATCATTGCCTTCATTGTGGCTGTAGTTCTATTGCAATCCAGTGAGGCTGCCTATCGCAAACCCCCATTCAATGGCAGCATTTTCGGCAAACGCAACTCGATTGGTAAGTGCAACAAATGTCGGTTAAGTGCAATAAATCTCGGTTAAGTGCAACAAATGTCGGTTAAGTGCAACAACTGTCGGTTAAGTGCAACAACTGTCGGTtaaattgttttctttaaatttgttttcagaATATGACAATGCCAAAGCTGTTACGGCCATGTGTGAAATTGCCATGGAAGCCTGCCAATCCTGGTTCCCCCAACCCGAGAGTAAATAATCATTGATTTTGTGGTAACATTTTTGTGGATTCCCTTCATGACCTATGGACTAAAAATGACAGCAGCTAAAATTATTGTAACCAAAAAACCAgtattgtaaaaatttctatatACACATAATAAAGACTTATCCATGTAAACGGCTAAAGAGGATCTTATTATGATTGCCAATgcaacaataaacaaaaaatgaaaaaagtagGAAAACGTCAAGGTCAACTGGTATAAATGCAGGGATATGTTAAACCAAACAGTAAAAACGCCCCGAATCTTAGATACCCTCCACCGCCGACTTAGCCAGGATTTCATTTGGGGGGGGTGGAGGATGGCCTAAGCCACttttttcgaaatcgaaaagttttcaaaatccTTCTGTAACTGTAAAATAGATGAGATATTTCCAAATTTGTGGACGCTGCTGCTTCTAGAAACTGACTCATCAGCGATGAAATTTCGTCATAACTCTTCAAAATTTGCTTGTTTAAACAGATATCTTAGTTTTACATTACTAAGATAAGGGCTTTTGAATTACTTTGTTAAACATTtatggccttattcacaaaacttaatgaagccttaaaataggtttatttgacagttctataaaggttTTTTAAGtattgtgaataaggccgttagaCTAATAATCCTTAGTATTTAGTTGTACATATCCTAAaaatatatcttgatttaatCTCCAATATCTGGATATTGGCCCATTTTGGGaatctaaatattttttattctcATAAAATTCTACGCAAAAAAACTCtgaaataaaaaggaggtcccatatAATTGACCTAAAACTTGTATCagacagaactcattgatatgagagaatttccgcagttccttaatggaatattcattgaccaaataacatttttactgATTGGGTTAATAAAAATCTcaccaatttcaatgaatttcccTTTTTAgggaattttggattttttgtcaatattttgggaatttgacacaattttttctaaataatgTTAAAGGAATTCATTATTCGCAAAGTTGATCTATTGTTTAACTttcttatgggaaatttttaattttcgtttttataccctccaccataggatgggggtatactaatttcatcattctgtttgtaacacctcgaaatatgcgtctaagaccccttaaatatattcatgatcgtcgtggcgttttaagtcgaactagccatgtccgtccgtctgtccgtccgtctatctgtcgaaagcacgctaacttttgaatgagtaaagctagccacttgaaactttgcacaaatacttgttattagtgtagatcggttgggattgtaaatgggctaaatcggtccatgttttgatatagctgccatataaaccgattttgggtcttgacttcttgagcttctagagggcgcaattcttatcaaattttattaaaattttgcacgtagtgttttagtatcactcccaacaactgtactaagtatggtt
The genomic region above belongs to Stomoxys calcitrans chromosome 5, idStoCalc2.1, whole genome shotgun sequence and contains:
- the LOC106092208 gene encoding neuropeptide SIFamide, which encodes MFAIRFSFALLIIAFIVAVVLLQSSEAAYRKPPFNGSIFGKRNSIEYDNAKAVTAMCEIAMEACQSWFPQPESK
- the LOC106092206 gene encoding DNA ligase 1, yielding MTELLSKEKEFLKLNEQLNMMASSALEQHASQAISVAASDVAGTMSFSSGRTSTDTRFLTYQKSKGQSTLLRKNGAGDGALDVVDLFNQATAPIAKERLNLTLPYRQGNNPYSSRFSTSPRITVTAPTPTPPPTTGQPANSGKITPTVAPSPISKTSTITRHRPPNKGNETYRAPNQSRFNGSRIPPTNTSTFTVKYRNAKFVKSPSLELLHKEECSTLRSQQSCTDSNNHLESSASSVINEDVQSTGRRSQASILTIGSKKNVSTDGLIKFLKSKVTILEEDHTRISQEMAKQKELLDKALDQVKAMEQQRDQAYAKHNALKDQLTKVESQLEDAGQCNKDRSKEQLKQQKELETAKREIKILTQNNKNLEKRLYKANEEMENSRTTITQFKKSERDLKEQSRVELEAKEKQIKNLRKQRMDLLNAYKKQLYLIDNLKRQTICMEQAKMIEFGEKEFSKVLGWDIKS